cacacagacagacagaaagggggagggagcgagagagaaacagagagacagacagaaagggggaggggggagtgagacagacagacagacaataagcgtgagagagagagacacacacagacagagagagacagatacccAGAGAAGATAGATGAAgcagaacagtgtgtgtaccCTGTCGTACTGCAAAGTTAGTATTTCAGTTTTGTACAGATGTTCCAGATGTGTAAATATTAAACTGAACTCTCTGACTGACACAGctttgaagagagagagagagagagagagagagtatttaaATTTGAAtgtagatggatagacagacagagatatatCCACAAGaggtagtgagagagagacatgagataaagaaaaacaggcagacagagagagagagagagagagagagagacagaggggggaaaagagaaagaaacagctgtgtttTAGAAGCTACATATTCATTCTTCATcagataataaacacaaatcacctctaatctaatcttaatGTTATCTattgtaatattatttaatattatattaataatatttaatatttaataatttttttggtTGTTATTGTTTATCTATTAATTTGAAAACACTTAAAACAGgcatgaagcaaaaaaaagtacacattgagcttgagaaagagagagagagagagagagagagtcagtaagagagagagagaacaagagagagagagattttatctACAGATGATTCAGGTGTTTAAACAAGAAAGTTCAGGACATTTGTGAAATTCACTCCATTGACACAGCCAACACAATACTTGGCACCCTTTATCAAAATGAGTCACAAATAATTACACGGAAATGAATAACGAGGCTGACAGAACAATCCAGATCCTCTATAACGCTCAGTTTGTTCACATGGAGTGGATTTTCAGTCGGACTACTCAAAATGAGAATAAAAGTCAAAGATCGACTCGGTCAGGGAAAACGAGTTTTATTTGGATTGAACAGTGAATAAAAAGCAATAcaaggcaaaaaataaaaataaacaaagtctTATCTAAAATCCCTTATTATTTCGAGAGGAATACTGATGTGCTGTTACGCAGAAACACTCTGTGTGATTCATACAGACTGCGTGGAAATAAGTAGCGCACTCCATCATATCCTCTGGAGGAAGGATGCATCGATAACATGTTTTTCCAGTATGAGAAAAGGGGGTTTTAGGTACTGCTATCAACACTGACACAGAAACGAGTTAACAAGCTAGTATTAATCACTCAGGAACATCACAgttttaaatacactatattgccaaaagttctgggacacccctccaaatcactgaattgtttttcaggggttggacaagggttccagcgaaaggaactcttaatgcttcagcttcataccaagacattttggacaatttcatgctctttgtgggaacagtttggggatgaccccttcctgttccaacatgactgcacaccagtgaccaaagcaaggtccataaagacatggatgagtgagtttggtgtggaggaacttgactgacctgcacagagtcctgacctcaaccccatagaacacctttgggatgaattagagtggagactgtgagccagaccttctcgtccaacatcagtgcctgacctcacaaatgcgcttctagaggaatggtcaaaaattcccataaacacactcctaaaccttgtggaaagcctgaccagaagagttgaagctgttatagctgcaaagggcgggacaactccatattacattcatgtgcatgtaaaggcagatgtcccaaaacttttggcaatatagtgtatttagcTCTGTTTGGTAGAATGCTGAGAGgggaaaggaagaagagaagtgTCACAGTGCTCAGTACTTGTAGATATGAAGTGATCTCTCTGCTCTACACTCATAGACGCAATATTTAAAATGCTTCAGATGGAGGTCAGTTCATTAGTGTCATGGTATCAGATGTTGGTTTCGATGCATCCCTACTCTTAACTAAAGATGTttggcatctctctctctctctctctctctctctaagacCCGTGGAAGAGGTGCACGGTGTGGAAGAACGTGTGGTTGTACTGCTCCTCAGAACCACCCGGCTTCTTGTCCTCCATGTTCTCTTCGGCATCTCCGAATCCACTGAGTATCATGCTGCCGTTCTCGCTCACACCAGTGTTTCCTGGTGTTGGAAAGAAGAAACCAAGCTTTTAAGCCTTTTAAAGGACAAGTCTGTTTTTGCACAACAATTTCCTGAGAATTTCTCCATCAGCAAttaaatgttcatttatttattcagattttttgaGATTTTCCTGCTCCTGGGTAAACATAGAACAACCCAAGAGTctgtgtaaagaaaataaatgcttttttttcggATGGATTCAAGGAATTGGAATCATTCCCAGCGTAAACAGGATGTTACTTGAAAGACTTGAACAGAATTTAGTAAAGCAAATCTCTCACTTCTGCTCCAGAACTACCCAGACCAACaaactaaaaaacacacacacaaacacggatCACACATCAGGCTGAGACATTTAATGATAaaacagagtaataaacacatacatacaagcGAGTGCTTCCTCTTCCTCAAAGCTGCTACCTGCCATGCACTGAAAATGTGTATTATCTAATAGTTTAGCTTCATGCTTCATGTACGTTTCGTCTATTATTGCAAATGAACTCGTTTAACAACCCACTGGCCATCGAAGCtataaaaaacatatttccCTCTTAAAGTCGCACACAGAcgtaaaaaatagaaaagaaagtaCAGAAAGTGATATAAATCAAGATGAAGAGATTGGATTAAACACCACTGTaagtataaatgtaaatatatatatatataaaagctgcATTCATGATGGGTACAGATATAATTAGGGATTAAGATCATTAAGATCCTCATTTCCTGAATTCCTCATACACGTCACACTTGAAGATAAGGTAGGGGGAAAAAACTAGAGAAATTATTGTgcaaaaactacaaaaaaatagGAATGGTAAAGTCCTGGTGTCAGTTCAGATGTTAAGATAGTTTGTATTACTGAGCCTCATTCATCAGTCTGTCAGCACATGGGTTCACAGCATGTACCTTTAGTCACACCCACAGCTGAAAATAAGACTAAAGGGTGAAAGGGTTCGTCCATCCTAAGAACTCCTTCTCCTTTAATAGAGTGCTGTTAACTTTGTCCTCATTGAAAGCCTGGGGTTTTTCGTCAGTGTGTCctaaattgtgtgtttttttgttttttttttgtagggcGCCATTATTTTTGTCGTAGtcttgtttgtgttcatttttgcaggtgtgtgtgttgaaaattGGTGTGTTATTgacagaaataaacattttatacgAGTTTTTCCAACATGGATTTTAATGAATGTCACGTTTCTTGTGTACTGAAAGATTTCTGAATAAATTTGTTTGTATCTAGCGTGATAAACGAGGCCcgcattataaaataaaaaccaatgACAATAAAACCAAACGATTTATTCCCTTatcagagatcacacacacacacacacctagaaaCTCCCCCACAAGCCCAGCTAAGGCCACTACAGGTAAGCGTAGGAGTTAGTGCAGCGGCAGGGTATCTGCATTGCAGCCACGGTGAAGATCTCCATCTCTTTAGGAGCTGAGGTGGAGTCCTCCATCCGTAGCCCCTCATCTTGCTCCACCAAGCCGGTGGGGGCAAATGACCCGGTTATGGATCCGTTCCCACCTGTGGTGCTGCTCAGTGCTGGTCCGAACTCCATGTGCGTCATGTCCATCAGGTTCTCTGGGCCAGAGCTGTTCATCCCGTTCATCAGCTTCATCTGAAGGTCCAGATCTGCAGCCAAATGCACAGTGTGTAGGAGACAAGGGTAAATAACAAGGGTAAATAACAAGGGTGGTATCTGGTGGAATGGAAAAACACATTGGAGGCAGAATTCTAAAAATTAATGATTTTCTGCCTTTAATATATAAACTGACTGGAGCCAATAGTGTCTGAGATATACCATAGCCAAGCTCTGTCTAACTTATACACACAACAGCAATGTAGAACATCAGACAGTGTGCAAAGTCAGAATTCTCCAACAGGCCATGAAGTGGCAACATTCCTGTGTTAAGCAGCTCAGAGTTTCTCCAGAAATACCAAATGCTCAGAGCttcttttaaatgaaagaaGTCCAACCATTTATTGCCAGTTGGAAAAAAAGATTAGTGTAAAGACACAGCCAAAAACACTAATATGTTGCTACTCTAGAGCAAGATACACCTCCTGGAGGCgaaatatatacaccgatcaggtataacactgagcagtgaccggtgaagtgaataagactgagaatctcctcatcatggcacctgttagagggtgggatatattaggcagcaagtcaacattttgtcctcaaagttgatgttagaagcaggaaaaatggacaagcgtaaggatttgagcgagtttgatgaagggccaaattgtgatggctagaccactggatcagagcatctctaaaactgcagctcttgtggggtgttcccggtctgcagtggtcagcatctatcaaaagtggtccaaggaaggaacagtggtgaaccaacacaatattagtcaggtggtcataatgttgtgtcTCGTCGGTGTACACATGTCCTACGGAGCATTTATCTTGAAGCACAGGACGAGttttcttttaaagattttGATAAATTTCCCAGAAGTGATTTTAAAAATCCCCAAAAtgaatttgtttgtatttatgtcATAGACACTTTATGGTTTTGGATGTCATTAACAAAACAGCGTTGAAATTCATTCTGATTTCAAGGCCATGCTATGTCTGATCTCCTCCTGATGTGATCACGCTGCTGGAGAGACGCTGTAGTGAAACGGATACAAGTCTAATCAATttagtttgtaatcagatagcAACTATTAAAATGTCATATTTCTTCATTGTCAAAACAGACATGTAAGAGTGCTTACATGCTTTATAGAGATGAATCTATTTATCTAAATCTGATCATGTGAAAGGTTTTCCCAGACCACAGCACACAGATAAATGACATGATCTTCCTCAGACTTACCGCTGGTTCTGGCCTTTTTAAACTGACTGGACTCGATGCAATCGAGCGACCGCTTTCTACTGGGTGTGCCGTTAAGGAAGCCACGGGTCTGCTCCACAGAGCTATTGGAGGAGAAGCCGTTAAAACGGCTGAGCTGTTGCTGGTTCTGGGCGTTGGACAGCAGTTGAGCGCACTCTCCGAAGCCCTGGGCGTGGGCTAGGTCAGCTCCAGTCAGTCCACTAGCGTTCCTCAAGCTGCGCAACAATAAAATTCATGTGTTAGCGCTCCTGATCTACTGTGgcgactcacacacacacactcacacacacaaatacatacagatCCTTTCTGCCTTTCATAACAAGTAGGTTTATACATGGactgaaaataattttaaacaaataaagagTTTTGACTGCAACAGAAGATCTTCTGTACAAGCCTGAAACCATGTCTGAACTGATGGAGAGGTGAAGCAGACGatcaattttttaaacattcaaAGATTTGTAATTATGACAAACATGAGGCAAGAACAGgtgtaacaataataacaacacctTATGTACTTTTAATATGTATCCTTTCCttagaaaggtgtgtgtgtagtgtacctTTAAAGATCAGGTGAGAGACACAGAAGGAAAAGACAACAAGAGTACCCTTTATTTCTTCAGAGTACTGGGCCAAACATGAATCCTGCATCAATTTAAGTTGGTATCCGTTCAGCAAATATGGATATATGAACTTGAACTGAATGATCTTCAAAATGGCCTCcaggaagagaaataaaagacaagGTGGATTGCTGAGATGGGTTTTGAAGCCAAGGTGAGGTCAGAAATGCTGCATATGTAGCTGAATGTCTTCTGAAGGCTGGAATCACTGAATTAATCTGCTATTTCCTTAAAAGCGTCTTCACAGGAGAAGATGAAACCACAGAGCATAGAATAACGTGGAACTGAAGAAACAAGGAAACAGTCAGACGGACTTCATTACAGCATCATGCCTAGTTCGCATACAGTTGATGAAATCGCTAAATTTGTGGCTGGGTGTCGCTTGTGTGTAGAAAATGAACACCTGATGATGCTAGTGTGTACATAGGGGcttcaaaaagaaataaaggagaGGAAGCCTTACCATGGATGAAGTTTCTCCTCAGAAGCATCTCAATAAACACGTAAAATTTTCCATGGACAGACataaagtaagaaaaaaacccacttcCAAGATAAAGGATAATCAAGAATTTCTGAAGATTAAGGAGAAAGCTTTAGAAGTGCATCAGAAAATGTTGAAAGAAGGAAGATCAGTTTGCATGTTGGAAAACGTTCCTGGGAAAACAAGATGTACAAGAAAATTGATTACTTATAGGAGTTTTTCCCAATATATGTCTTGAGAAGAAAGATGTGAGAATTAACATGGCTCGGGCTTGTCAATGAAATAAAACCCTGATTTTCTGTTGCAGTCACAGAACAAACTAAAACACATGAATGAACAAACTGTACGGTTTCTGCACTTACCCCAACATTCAGCGAGTCCTGGTTAATGCCCCAGAAATCCGAAACGGAGACGTAAAAGTCGGTTACGCGTCACAGACCTTTCGACAAATTTAGCttatttaacaatttaaaaattatatatgtaCACGTATCTATAACTGAACTAAATAGTACCTTTAACTCTattaatttgaatatttttattttactttattaaatcGTCCATCTTCTTTATCATATAGTTATCATATTTGTagtttaaattaaacaaaattgtGCTTCATAAACAAACCAAAGATGGCAGAACATATTTGAAACActggcattttttattttttattaaattttattctattgagaattttattttttaaaaatttgaaaTTCCCATGGCTCATTAATATATTAATCAATATTAATCAATATACAGCCCCTTCAGAATGGATCCTCCACTACACTCTAACAATTTCTCTTTTTGCTAATACTGCAACATCAAATTTAAGATTTGATTTTTGTTGTAAATATTGAAATGACTCTCTGCAGAAATGGaatacaaattaaatatttatactcAGTATTATGTGAAATTTTAAGAAaatttaaatctttaaaatctTAAATGAGATGGACTGCAGTTTTCTGGTAATGTCTCTGACTTGGATTTTGGTCTTTGCTTTGGCTTTGAATTTTTTGCCCCTTCAATAAGCCCTTATTGTCTTGTtagaacatttattttcatccaAAATGCTGTTGTCTGGTTGACTGGAATGGGTTCTCCACAAGAGTTTGCTTATAAACCGGCTTCCTCAGTGTTGTATCCATCGAACAGCAAAAAGATTTCCACTTCCTTCTGATGAAAAGAAACCCCAGCGTGCTTCATCACAGGAATGGCCTTTGCTGGATGTTGAGCTGCATTTGGTTTGCACCAAGCAAGTTTTGACTTTAGACTAAATGGCTGTACCATAAAAATCTTTTACCAAAAGCTGTCCTATCTCAGAAATGGCTTCTGCTCTTCTCTCAGTGAAGAagtggtgatgatgtgaaggTCTGAAATACAGGTTCTCCTGTAAGCAAGCTCTGTAAGTCCTTGAGTGTCCTGGCTGAACTCTTCAACACTTCTCACTTCTCTTCCGAGCATTTATTTTGGCCTGACCTTGTTAGTGCAGCATTTCTATTCACTTTCTGGAAGCTCTGCGTTTAAGGATATATAcatatttgatatatatttgAGATATATATCTcaaatatatatcaaataagAGGAACAAACAATTCACTGTTGAAACATCTACATGTCGAGACATTTTTTCACGGACATGgttaaagtggacagttgttATATCCTAAACGTagtgttttataaataatacataataaaattaCTACTGTTATGAGGCCTTGGTCTGTCTGTGAAGCGTAACCACTCAGTTCCAGTTCATTACCTGATATTTAACaaagccattttatttattttttttaaagtttgctCATTCATGAATTTATTGATCCAAATACAATTCTCTTTCATCACTTTTTAACATATCTGACTTTCTAAAACCacgacacacacattcaacacacacacaaacgcatcaTCAAATCAAATATCTAACACAAAACATTTTGAATGGAAATTAAAACGTCAAACATTGTTCACTTGATTAGACCCCCCCCTCCCCACTCGATTCCTAACACATCTGatgagataaaaataataaaacttaaacaaaaacaaattttaaaaaaaatgaatgcatCCGGACAGTTTTGCGATCAAACAGGAGAATCGCATCAACACCCGGTAAGCTTAGAGTGAAAGGTGTGTAGTTCAGTACGGTGGGTTTCATTTTAAAGGCAGTTGCATAGATGTGAGAAAtctgaggaaaatattttttctgaatgtgtataaagaaaaatctaatgTTAAAAGTCATGTGCTGTGTAAGATGGGTCTAACTTTTTATACTAATCTATACCCAGGAATGTGAAagaatttttctatttaaaattattgtttatctgttttaaaacaagaaaatttcacaataatacaagaaaattatatattatatactaatctatactatatactataatatGTCGTATACTAATTTTGAttctaacaaaataaaattaacattaacagAAAAATTGTGAGCAAATCAATACAGGTTGTGTTCAGGTTAGTTATAAATGTTGTTGATGGACCAAAAATATGGACAGAAAACATTAGACAAGTATTAGTATTTTCTTTAGATTTAacttaaatttcatttttattttctaaacttttttgtttatatttttatgtaataaatgttgATTAACTTAAATcacaaaaataattcattctgaattatttaatcatttaaattttttaatttagtcaATAAAAGGTGTTTTTTATTGAGTAGTTTTTGAGTAGAAATATTTGTTTTCAACCAAGAAAAGATTTTAACACTATTGTTTTGTAGTGAGTTAACAATCTGAATACAATTTTAGCAATTTAcacatttctaaaataaataaactctaaaTGATTGAAGCATTGAAAAATGCTTTGCTTCACAACATTACTAGTAGATTATCCATATTTTAAAGAATTCCCTTTTACATAAAATTTGTAAGGCTTACAACTGCACAAATAAAATTATCCATAAATATAAGACCCCATCTCACACATGCAAATGTGTTTTTAAGGTAATTATATCAAACTGTCACAAAATTGCTGTCTTTACACACATTCTGCTTGAACTTATCAAAGTTTTTCTCAGATTTCTGCCTTATAGAATATCTTATCGGATACCTTTTGATAGAATTTTAGTTTATGGTCAGCCATTTTTTGGCGGATTTAAGTATCTGTACTACTGATTTTCTTGAATATCTTTAATTCAACctaaatattgaataaaatgtatgaaaacTGTTGAATACAgcatgcttcattttttttggcTTGAATCTTGCTTTTGCAATATTTTcctaacaaaaatatatatattcatatagatattaataatctaataatccTTAATTTAAAATCTGTTACGAATTGAATccatgtaaataattaaaatgtattaaataacattacaagacttttataaattttatacatatttaaatgGCTAATGAATTTAAAAGTGCTTCATGTCATGCAGTTAAACTATTATTCTACTGCTACATCATACGAAACACATACAATTTACTTTTTATCCTACATTTACAATTCATCTGAAGAATCTTGCAATAAAACCATACAATTTTGATATTGCTACAATTTTTTTGAACTATCAGGTATCTAGttctgtattattatgtatgtaCAACCATTTGATTTACTTTATagtgataaataaaacaattcataCTTTAACTAACAGACGCTGTAACCTGCACTCATTATTACATAACATTGTAACTGACGACTTTTAAGATCTTTTGTAGGAAAGTTTGAAgctctgatttcttttttatgtaacaGATTTGTCTCAATATGCTTCCTATATTATATGGACAACTATTTTTTATAGTTGATATGAAATGTAGTATATGAAATGTATATTAATTAAATCAACTACTCAGGAATGACCTGGTGATTTGGCTATAATGTAGTTAAGTTGTGTAAAAAACAGGAAAAGGCCATACTGAGGGCCAGCAGCTAAAAACTAGCTATTTAGCTAAATCTGaatatttacataataaacaATGACACTAATTTAATAAAAGTTTgctaaataaagtaaaatacagGACAACaaaagtgtgtatataaaaaatatatttatatatagaaaatattgtACATAACTCTAGTTAGTAAAGCTATTACAATAgcattataaaaatgtatacaatgatttaaatattaaaatattaacattattcATTCTATCAAGTCATTCTACATCAGattgaatataaatgtattatttatgctCGATATTCTAGAAATTTCAGGTTTGGTGGAATGTAGCAATCTCTATATTAATTTctatatgatttttattttgaaaatgtaGCTAAGAAGACttcactgtttttgtttgtttttacagcaaATGAATGTCTTCAAATGCTAtaagaacaacagcaaaaatCGTAATACGGGATTATGAAGAAACCCACCAAACTGCAACGTTTATGAAATTTCGATTCAGAAAATATGCTAAAATCAATTTACAGAATTGTGATAAGGTTGGATGATGGATGCAttcgtttttctttcttctttttttactcttctGAAATATTTTGCTTCACTATTCAGAGAAACTCCCTGTCGTTATCGCCTTATCCTAACACATCTTAGACCTAGCGCCATCTTCTAAACCATGCTCTTTATTCTGGACCGTGAAAAAGGCGAACTGATTAGACTTGTTCTACACATAAAACGTCCTATGGTtagtttacagaaaaataaacaaacaaaagaaatacaaagaaaaggaaaaaataaaaacacagctcTGATTTAAGGGCATAAATTTAGCAAAGCATGCAGGACTAAGAAACAAACTATGTCTAAATTCAAAAAGTCTCGTCTTCTGAAACTTGTCTATGTACAAAAAACTTCCTATCAGTAAAACCAATCACCGCAAGAAATACCTCAACAGTTTGCCAGAGTGTAGATACTGAAGGGAGCGATAGTGAGAACACTCCTAATGCCACAACAGTGCAGTTTCGTTGAGGGAACTTGGAGTGAGTCAGCAGTGTCTATTTGGAATGCTCTCCCCCTTTTCTAGGATTACTTGAAAAAGTCAAGTCATTTCGAATTCAATGGCTGTAAAAACATTGAGACGTGTAGATTTTCtcgaaactttttttttttctttttcttttttaacaataTGAAATTAGTTCAGTCTGCAGGGTTTGGCTATAACTTGTGTCACTTTCCTAAGGATAAAAGTGACAACATTAACAAAACAacatggattttttaaaattattattattattctttttaaaatcattgaatcatgaaaaataataact
This DNA window, taken from Hemibagrus wyckioides isolate EC202008001 linkage group LG06, SWU_Hwy_1.0, whole genome shotgun sequence, encodes the following:
- the LOC131355239 gene encoding ankyrin repeat domain-containing protein 10-like isoform X3, yielding MSVAGECGFSSEEVLSVRFPLHRACRDGDVLALHSLLHSDTHRAGLLSEDSFYGWTPIHWAAHFGRLECVMQLVQAGCGVNSSTSRFAQTPAHIAAFGGHPQCLMWLLQAGADLNRQDYVGESPIHKAARAGSAECINALLIQGAKADLRNASGLTGADLAHAQGFGECAQLLSNAQNQQQLSRFNGFSSNSSVEQTRGFLNGTPSRKRSLDCIESSQFKKARTSAADLDLQMKLMNGMNSSGPENLMDMTHMEFGPALSSTTGNTGVSENGSMILSGFGDAEENMEDKKPGGSEEQYNHTFFHTVHLFHGS
- the LOC131355239 gene encoding ankyrin repeat domain-containing protein 10-like isoform X4 is translated as MSVAGECGFSSEEVLSVRFPLHRACRDGDVLALHSLLHSDTHRAGLLSEDSFYGWTPIHWAAHFGRLECVMQLVQAGCGVNSSTSRFAQTPAHIAAFGGHPQCLMWLLQAGADLNRQDYVGESPIHKAARAGSAECINALLIQGAKADLRNASGLTGADLAHAQGFGECAQLLSNAQNQQQLSRFNGFSSNSSVEQTRGFLNGTPSRKRSLDCIESSQFKKARTSDLDLQMKLMNGMNSSGPENLMDMTHMEFGPALSSTTGNTGVSENGSMILSGFGDAEENMEDKKPGGSEEQYNHTFFHTVHLFHGS
- the LOC131355239 gene encoding ankyrin repeat domain-containing protein 10-like isoform X1, which encodes MSVAGECGFSSEEVLSVRFPLHRACRDGDVLALHSLLHSDTHRAGLLSEDSFYGWTPIHWAAHFGRLECVMQLVQAGCGVNSSTSRFAQTPAHIAAFGGHPQCLMWLLQAGADLNRQDYVGESPIHKAARAGSAECINALLIQGAKADLRNASGLTGADLAHAQGFGECAQLLSNAQNQQQLSRFNGFSSNSSVEQTRGFLNGTPSRKRSLDCIESSQFKKARTSAADLDLQMKLMNGMNSSGPENLMDMTHMEFGPALSSTTGGNGSITGSFAPTGLVEQDEGLRMEDSTSAPKEMEIFTVAAMQIPCRCTNSYAYL
- the LOC131355239 gene encoding ankyrin repeat domain-containing protein 10-like isoform X2 — encoded protein: MSVAGECGFSSEEVLSVRFPLHRACRDGDVLALHSLLHSDTHRAGLLSEDSFYGWTPIHWAAHFGRLECVMQLVQAGCGVNSSTSRFAQTPAHIAAFGGHPQCLMWLLQAGADLNRQDYVGESPIHKAARAGSAECINALLIQGAKADLRNASGLTGADLAHAQGFGECAQLLSNAQNQQQLSRFNGFSSNSSVEQTRGFLNGTPSRKRSLDCIESSQFKKARTSDLDLQMKLMNGMNSSGPENLMDMTHMEFGPALSSTTGGNGSITGSFAPTGLVEQDEGLRMEDSTSAPKEMEIFTVAAMQIPCRCTNSYAYL